DNA from Brevibacterium sp. 'Marine':
TGCCAGGGCCGTACCGGCGGTGATCGGGGCGACGAAGACCCCGTTGACGGCCCCGAAGTTCCTCGTCCCCCACCGATCGGAGACCGCCGTGGCCTGCAGCAGAGTCATGCAGCCGCGCACTCCGCCGCCGAGCATGGCGATGCCGATGAGCAGCCAGATCGGTCCGGGAATCAGGGCGAGCAGCCACAGGCCGACGGCTCCCGAGGCGAAGAGGACGACCGTGCGCGCCCGCGTCGACGTGTGCCGCTCGAGGCTCGGATAGCCGAATCGTCCCGCGACCTGACCAAAGCCGACGAGCCCGAGCGCGATGGCGGCCAGGCTGTAGTCGGCACCGCGTTCGATGATGAGCGGGATGATGTTGATCGTCACCGCGAAGAGGGTGAACGTGGCGATCGCGACGGCGATCTGCAGGGTGATGAAGCGCGGGTGCCGCGTGACCTGGCGCAGTTCGTCCCGGCTCGGCTTCACCAGCGACGCGGCTGCCTCGTCCGTCCAGGTCCGGTTGAGGAAGAACAGATGCATCGGCAGGGCAAGGACCACGAGCAGACCGGCGAGCACCCAGTAGGTTCCGCGCCACCCGCAGACGTCGATGAGCCACGCGATGATCGGGGCGAACACCGTCGAGGCGAGCCCGCCGACGAGCGTGATCGTCGTCAGCGGCTTCGTCCTCTCGGACCCGTACCAGCGGGTGACGACGGCGAACGCCGGCGGATAGAGGGTCGCGGCTTGGGCGAAGCCGGCGAGGACCCAGGCGAGGAAGAACACGGGAAGATTCGGTGCGATCGCGACGAGGGCGAGCGCGACGACCCCGATGACCGTTCCGGTCCCCATGATCAGCTTCGGTCCGTGAGCGTCGAGAAGACGCCCGACACTCGGTCCCACCAGTGCGGAGACGATGAGCCCGACGGTCAGCGCCGCCGTCACCGTCGTGTGGCTCCAGCCCGTATCGTCCGAGATCGGGGTGACCGCGACCGGCAGCGAGTAGTAGAGCAGTCCCCAGCAGACGAGTTCGGCCACGCACAGCGCCGCCAGTCCTCCGCGCGGCTTATCGGTCGTCATCGGTGACCTCGCCGAGGCGGTGCGGATCGAGAGGGGAGCAAACGACGTCGACATCGGCACCCCCGCCGAGGCGGCCCGACGTCCCCGCCCCGGCCGCGGTCCGCAACCGGTTCAGTGCCGTATCCCACGGGATGCGTTCCTGTTCGAGCCTGACGCTGCCTTCGGCGCGGAGCCGTTCGAAGGCCCGCGCCTCGGTGCCGGTGAGGGTGCTGAAGGCGCCCGTCGTCGGTGTCGGTTCCGGCACCCACAGGTCGGCATGGGCGAGCAGGGTCGCTTCGTCCATGAGCACGGATTCGACCTTCGGCAGGTGGCTGCGCAGGCGGTTGAGGATCGCGAATCCGTGGGAGTCGAGGTCGCCCCAATAGATCACGCGCGCTCCGGCGACCCAGTCCAGGCGAGCGACCCCGTCGACGGCATAACCGGACCCGTGCACGGCCACGGCGCCTGGCCATTCCGGCATGGCGAGCACGGATTCGAGGTTCTCGAAGACGAAGACCAGCCGCGGTGAAACGGGCAGTCGTCCGAGCTGGGAGATCGGTGCGGTGATGTCCTCGAGTGGGACGTCGAGGAGCCTCGGATCGAGGATGCGCATGCGCAGTCGCGGTTCGGCATCGAGGACGGTCACCGCATCCGGGCGGCCGATCCCGGTCAGCAGAGCAGTGACGAGGCTGCGGTGGGTCTCGAACCACTTCGAGTCGACGCCGCGGATCGGCAGCTGCCTCGGTCGCAGCGAACCGAGTCGGTGAGCGCCCAGCCAGTCGACGACGTCGACGACCGTGGCGAAGACGGGGGCGGACAACGAGAGGATCCGCTTCGCCTGCGACCGGATCGCCGCGGCAAGGGAGGTCTTGTCCTCATCAGCCTCGGCATCTGCGTCACCGATCGCTTCGGTGCCGTTCGATGCGGGTCCCAAACGTTCTCGGATCAGCTGAGCCCGGTCGCGTAGGATCCGCCAGTCTCGGGCGGTGTCGCCGCCGACGAAAGCGGCTACCTCGGCGGGCGTGGTCAGTCGCAGCCGGACGGGGACCTGCTGACGGCCGACGCGGGTCCAGTTGCGGTCGTCCCAATCAATGGTGAATCCCGCGGTATCCCCTGCCTTGCCTTCGAGCGCCCGCCAATTCGCCGCCCAATTCGCGGCGGCAGCCTGATCGGTGAGCACCTGCTTCTCCGTCGGCGGGTGGAGGGCGATCTCGACCCGCACTTCTTCGACGTGCTCCGCCGCCCAGGCGGCCATGGACGACGTCAGGCGCTTGCGCGCCTTCGCTCGGGCCTCGGCGACGGAGAGCATCGTCATTGGGCGTCCGACTCCTCGAACTCGAGCTCGACTTCACCGTCCACACGGACGCTCTCGGAACTGTCCGACCCCGGGGAACCACCTGTCCCGCCAGAGCCGACCGACTCCTCGCCCGCGCCATCAGCCGAACCTGATTCCGAGCCCGAGTCAGCTCCCGAAGCCTCCCCGCGCACGGACTCATCCCACACCATCGTCGAGGTCAGGGTCTTCTGCCGGCTCGGATTCTCGATCGAGGTCGCCGCTCCCACGTAGGGTTCGATCGTCTGCAGCAGCTTCTGCGGGGTGGCGAGCACCATGTGGAACCCGAACTCGATGAAGATGTCGAGAGCCATCCGGGTGTAGCGGGTGTCGGCTTTGTCGAAGGCCTCGTCGAGGATGATCGTGCCGTATTTCGAGATCGCCTCGTCCGGGTCCGCCAGCTGATACCGCAGCGCTGCCGCCAAGCAGAAGATCACGAGCTTCTGCTGCTGGCCACCGGACATCGCAGCGCCCGAATCGTAGGTGGCGTGTGCGCGCCCGTGGTCGTCGATCTCCTCGGCGAGGAAGCTCACGTGCAGACGGGTGTCCAGGCATTGGGTCTTCCACACCTTGTCGACGTGCTCGCTGGAGGCGAATCGGCGCATCACCTCGGCGAGGGTGTCGTACTTCTTCTCCGCGGTCTCCATATCGTCCTCGCCCCAGCTGCCGCTGGCGACGAGTCGAAGATCGGCGATGAAGGCGTTGACGGTCTCGGAGCGGCGGGTCTTGACTTTCAGCCGCAGGTACCGGTCCTCGTCGAACTGCGAGCGCAGCAGGGACGAATTGATCGGGGCGACCCGATCCTCGATCTCGCGCGGGGCGGCGTGGATCTCGTTGAGGAGTTCGCCGATGAGGTCACGGGAACGCTGCTGCAGCAGATCCCGGAAACGGTTCTCATGATCGGGCAGGCCGTGCGCTTCGATCTCATCGAGCATCGCCAGATAGGCCCGACGATCATCGACTTCGGCTGTGAGCTGGGACGACACCGACGGCCATGCGGCCTTGAACTCGGCGGCCAGCCGCGTCACTGACTGCCCCGACCGGCTTGCTTCGGCCTGTGCCCGGTCCTTCTCCTCCTGCAGCACCTGCGAGACCTGCTGGCCCACCTCGGCGAGGTTCTCCCTCTTGATGCTGCGTTGGATCTTGCGGAAGCGTTCGTCGAGCTGTTCGCCGAGGTGGCCCTCCACAACCGCTACCCGACCGGAGTTGACGTCGTCTTCGATCCGGGTGATGTTCGAGCGCAGACCCGTCGATTCTTCGTTCGCTCGGCGCAGGGCATAGTCGGCTTCGGACCTCGCGGTCTCGGCCGAGTCCTTGACTGCTTTCGCCTCACGTTCGGCGCCGATCGCCTGCTGCAGATCGCCGTCGGCGTCTTCGAGTTCGGCCAGCTGCCGTTCGAGAGTCGTGACTCTCTCGGCCGCGCCGTCGCGGTCGACGTCGCGCCAGGACTGTTCGCGAATGCCGGCGAGGATGCCGCGGCGGCGGTGAGCCTGTGCGGTTTCGGCGTCGGCGGCCGCGACCACCTGTTCGGCGGCGGCCAGTTCCGACTGAGCCTCTTTGAGGGATTCGACGAGGGCTTCGAGTTTCGCTTCGCGGTCGCCGAGGACCCATTGGCTGCGATCGTCGATGGCCCGCCGGTCGTCTTTTTCGTAGCGGGTGCGTGAGGTCTTGATCTGTCCTTTGACGGTGACGGCGCGCGGGTGGTCGTCGAGTTCGTCGGGGTAGTCGACGCAGGCGAAGTCGAATCGTTCGGACAAGGTGGTCCGGACCCAGTCGCCGAAGCCGGTGTCGGAGACACGCACCTTGGTCACCAGCGACTTCTCACTGCCGACGGGCCGAGGGCTCGGCACCGAGTGCGGGATCTCCTCGAAGACGAGTCGGCCGCGGATGCGGTGGGCGTCGACCCAGGTGCGCACTGCCGAGAGGTTCTCCGCCCGGACGAGGACGGTCAGCGCCATGGGGCGCAGCACTCGTTCGATCGCACCGGTCCACCGGGCCTCGTCGGGGTCGACTTCGATGAGTTCGGCGGCGAACGGCAGCGCCCTTTCGCTCAGACCGGTGCCGGCGGCGAGTTCGGAGCGGATCGCCAGGAGGTTGTTCGGTACGGTCGATCCGGACCGGCGCAGCGATTCGATCTCGCCTTCGAGTTCGCGCACCTTGGCCCTCGCTTGGGAGAACCGGTCATGGTCGGCGTGGCTGGGCCCGGCGACCTGCATGTCGTCGTCGAGGCTGGACGCGATCTGAGCCTGGAGTTCGGCGAATTCGGCGGCGGTGGTCGGGGCGCGCTCGATCCCGGCCTGCTCGAGTTGCCGGGCCAGTGACGCCCAGCGTTCGGCGATGGCGCGGCGTTCGGTCTCGGCTGTGTCGATGCGCTGCTGCAGGTGTTCGGCCTCGGAACCGCCGAGCTCGAGAGTGGCTCGCCTGGCCAAGTCGTATTCGTCGACGGCGGCATCGAAGTCGCGTTTCACGCGGTCGGCGGTGACTTCGAGTTCGACGATCTGCCGCGTCAGCGCCGACAGGTCGGCACGCAGGATATCGAGCTCGCGCCGCTTCTGGTACGGCAGCAGGGCTTCGCTCAGGGCGATCGACTTCGCGGCGATGTCATTGGCGGTCTCGAAGCGGGAGGCGGCTTCACGCAGCTGGAGCAGGTGGTCGCGCTGTTTGCGCAGCTGCACGACATGGTCGTGAGCGTCCTTGAGGTCACCGAACTGGGCGACGGCGGTGTCAGCGAGGTCGAAGGTCACCGGGGTTTCGAGCATATGGTCCCGGAAGAGCCGGTCGAGGCTGTCGAGGCTCTTCGCCGACTGGGTCTTGTGCAGCAGCTGGAGGGCGGACTCGTCGGCCATGCCGAAGGTCTTGCGCATCCGCGCATAGAACTTCCCGTGGGATCCGTTCGAGGTGATGACGGCATCAGGATGGTCGGCCTTGAGTTTGCGGGTCTCGAGGCCGGACCGGGCATAGTGCTGCAGGTCGGAGAGGTCGAGGTCGGCACGCTCGAGGATGCAGGCGTCGGAGAGGTCCGTCGCCTTCGTCGCCGACCCCTTGATGAAGAAGAGCCGGGCTAAGGACAGAGGTCTGTCGCTGCCGTTGTCGTAGCGGAGGATGATTCCGCTCCAGGTGGCGCGCGGGCGTAGATATTTGCTGACGACGCGGTCTTCGTCGGAGTCGGCGGTCCGGGTCCAGGCTCCGCGGACGTAGCTGACGAGGCTGCGCTGATCGAGACGAGCACCCGCGGTCTGAGCGGCGACGTTGAAGCGCAGCCACTTGTCCGGGGTGAGGACGGCGGCGATGCCGTCGAGCAGCGATGATTTGCCGGAACCGGAAGGACCGGTGATGAGGTGGCCCTTGTGGGAGACGGGGATCCGGTGGATGTCCGAGTCGAAGGTGCCCCAGTTCGCGATCTGGATCTCGCTCAGCCGCCACTGGCTGCCGACGTCGGGTCGGTTTGCTCCGCGGGCGCGCGCCTGATCGGCGACGAAGGCCGCGTCGAGCGGGAAGAGTGCCTCGGTCACGCGTCGTCCTCCTCGGTGACGGTGTCTGCATCGGTTTCGGTGGCGGCGACGGAACCGTCATCGGACTCCTCCCCCGCCTCGGCGCCGGCATCGACTTCGGGTTCCTCTCCGGCGTCGGCCTCACCTGCGGCGATGCGTTCGTAGACGGCGATGAGCTCGCGCACGCGATCCTCGTCGATGAGGAACTTCACCATCGGGGAGATCTCGAAGCGGTCCTCGCCAGCCTTGTGGAGCACCCGCAGCCGGTTGCTCATCCGCGACCACGCACCGTTGAGGTTGCGTTGGAACGTCGATTCGTCGCCGGTGCGGTAGATCGCGAGGCGCTCATAGACCTCGTCGCGGTCGACGATGACGCGCTTCTCCCCCGGCGCGGCCAGCAGCAGCTGTCGGAGCACGAGCAGCATGGCCGTGTCGAGGAAGGTCAGGCGTTCGCTGCGCACTGCGGCGGGGGCGTCGATTTCGTCGGTGACGATTTTACGGGTGAACGCGAATTCGTCGACACGGTCGATGACGAGGTCGAGGAACAGGTCATGCAGGCGTGAGCGGACGAGGCCTTCGTCGGCGACGAGCGCGGCCCACAGCTGCGGGGCCTGGGTGCCGGACACGTATGGTCCCTTGAGCAGTTCGAGCAGCACTCGGCGGGTGCGCTCTCCCAGCGTTCCTGTGTCTCCGGACCACAGTCCACTGGGGTTGTGGTCGAAGCCGTCCGCGGATGTCGCGGTCGACTCGGCGACAGAATCGGTGGATTCCCTCGCCGAGGCGGCTCCCACCTCGGCGGGGGCTGTGTCGTTGTCGTGGTCGGTGGGGCTCATAGGGTGATGCCTTCGGTGAAGTAGTGGCGGCGGATCGCGGCGGTGCGGGCGATGCCGTCGACGCCGGTCCACGTGAGGATTTCGCGGTTGCCGACATCGACGTGGCCATAGGTGCTGGCCAGGGACAACAGGCCGACGACGCTGGCCAGGCCCTGGGTCGCGGGGTGGGTTTCGAGCACCTCGGCGACGGAGGCCTCGTGCGTGGAAGTAACGACGGAGTTGATGTTCTCGGTGAGTTCGGCGAAGTCGATCTCGGATTCGCGAGCGACGGCGATGAGTTCGGCGAAGTCGATCTCTGAGTCAGTGGCCTCACCGAGTTCCGCTCCGGCGTCGAACTCCTCGGGGTCGTGGAGGATGACCTCGCCGACGCTGCCCAGCGACACGCTTGAGAGTTCGAGGTCGATGCCGATCTCATCGTAGGGCTTGAGCTCCTGCGACACGGGCGCGGCCGCGGCGAGGCCCTCCTGGAGAAGGGTGCGCATGACGCGGTCGCGTTGGAATTCGTGGGAGTGGACATAACGACGCAGGCCCCGAGCGAATTCGGTGAGGATGTCCGAGACCTCGTGGGAGCCGTCTTTCATCTGGCGCATCAAGGTGCGCAGGGAACGGCGAGTGGCAAGGGAGAGCGTGGCGGAGAAGTCCCGGTCGAGGATGGCCGCGATGTCATCGTCGAAGGCCGCGGACTGTTCGGGGTCACGGACGAGCGCGGAGAACGCCGAGAACGTGCGGCCCTCGTCAGAGGACTCGATGAGGTCGACGCCGCGGAAGACCTCGTCCAGTACTTGTGATTGGGAGTCCTCGGCGGCCAGTATCGAGATCCGCAGCTCCTGGTTGAGCTCTTCGAAGCGGGCGCGCACGCGGGCGAAGTCGGCGGGCAGGCCCTGTGCCTGTTGGAGGATGTCGCCCACGCGTTCGTTTGCGCGCCTGCGATCGAGGACGACCGATCGCGGGTCGCCGCGGCGGACTCGGGCGATCTCGGCATCGATGCGGTCGCGTTCGGCGCGGAGAGCAGCCAGTCGGCGGGAGCTGTCCGGGTCGGTGTCGATGGCCAGCTGACGCACGGACTGGGCGAGGCTGACCAGTCGGGATTCGGTGGCGGTCTGCGGAGGTGTGCGCAGCTGTTCGAGCATGCGGATGGCGTCGAAGCCGGCGGCGGAGAGTTCGTAGGTCTCGCCTCTGGCCCCGGTGGCGGGCCGGCGGACGAGGATCTCCGCGCGTCGCCAGTCATCACAGTAGGCCTTCGCGGTCCGCAGCGAGAGGTCGAAGTGATCGCGGAGCTCTTCGAGGTCGGCATCGATGCTTTCGTGCAGATCCTCGGTGTTCATCCTGGTGCCGGGCCTGCCGAGGTGGGCGTCGAGGGTTCCGGCCATGACGGCGAGGTTGTCGGCCCGGAGCATGCGCAGGGTGGCATTCGATTCGAGCAGACGCCGGTAGGCGAGCGCGGAGGACAGGGCGGACATAGCAACTATTCTCGACGCACCGGCGGGTCCGCGCCAATTCGCGGCTCAGCGCCAGCGCATGCGCAGCACCGAGGTCATCGACCAAGGATCGCCTCCGCGCACGGCTGCAAGGATGCCGGCCCCGCCGGGACTGCGGGTGTAGATCGGTTCACCTCCTCCGATCCAGGTGTCCCAGGCGTCGGCGAAGGCCACGGCGCGTTCCTTCTTCGTCCCCAGCACGGCGGGCACGCCCACCCAGATCGGGTCAGCCTTCTGGGCGGTGCCGGTCCCCCACTTCAACTGCGTCCACCAGCCGCGCAGCCCGTGGGCGCGCCTCGGCAGCTGCCAGCACGGAAGCAGGTACCGCGGTTCACCGATCGGTGACACCGCTTCGTCGAGGGAGAGAGCGAAGGCCTCCGCCGAGGCGGGATCCGCGTCGAGGTGACACCGCAGGTCACCGCGTGCATCGATCCTCATCCGCACCGCGTCGGCTCCGGAACTGCTCAGCTCGAGGGAATGAAGCGCCTCGGCGACGGCACCGGCGATCTGCGCGACTGTCGGGGTGACCCCGTAGATGCGGTGCCTGCGACCGCCGGCAATGGTGAGGACGCAGGGCAGGCTCAGCAGCAGTCCGACGGCGATGATGCCGAGGATCCACGCCGCGGCTCCGCTGCTCAGCACCGCTGTCGCCAACATGAGGAGACCCGCCGTTGCCCAGACGAGGACGATCGGCATGCGAAGAGTGATGGGGAGGATCTTTCCGGGGTCGCCGTCGCGGTGCCGCGGCTTCGGGATGATGCCTTCAGCACCAGCAGCGGCATCAGCAGTGGCACGAGCGCTGTCGGAGGCGTTTTTCGTCGGTGCAATCTCGGGCCGGGGATGATCGGCGACGATGCGCACCGACCGCAGCTCCTCGTCGCGGTAGTCCGCGCCGACGTTCCACCGTTGCGCCACCTCGGTGCGGGCTTGCGCACGCGTGATCATCCGCGCATTGATGGCGTCGATATCGTCCTTGGGCGGGTGGAACGGCGAGAACGCGGGGTCGATATGGGCGACGCCGTCGACGATCTCGCCGCTTGCGTCAGTGCCGAAGAAGCCGTCGTGCTTGCGCACGAGTCGGGTCCAGTCCTGTCCTCCGCGCGGGTGGTCTGGGCTGATGCACACGACGGTCCAGTTGAGGGCGACCTTCTGTGCCCAGTTCGGATCTTCGCGCAGCGCCCGGCCGCGGGTCTGCGTCACGGCGGTCGGGGTGGTCGCGGTGGTGAGGTCGATGAGTCCGGTCACGGCCGGTGCATCCCAACCTTCGCCGAGTAGCGCCCGGGTGCCGATGAGCACCTGCGCTGCTCCGGAGGTGAAGAACGAGGTCACGTACGGCACCCAGTCACGGCTCGTCCAACGCCCGTCGATGCGGCTGACACCGGTGATGGGATCAGTGACGCTGAGCCGGGCGGCGAGGTCGGCGTCGTCGCCGGCGATGAAGTCGATGAGCGCGCGCAGCACGTCCGGTGGTCCCGCGACGGTGCGCCCGGAGACGAGCAGCGGGTTCAGATGTGCCGTCTGGGAGTCGGCGGCCAAGCCCTCAAGAGTCAGGAGTGCGGATCCGGACCGTTCGTCGAGGACCGCGCGGACATCTGCGGCCAAGGTCGCGGTGGCGGACTCGAAGTCGCAGAGGACGAGCATCCGCAGGTGGTCGCCGAGGGTCGCCGCTTCAACTGCGGCGATGTCGACACAGGCGCGCGGCTTCGACGCCGAGTGGGACAGGACCCGGTCGGCCGGGGACCGGCCGGCGGCGATTCCGTGGCGCGTCCAGCGGCAGCCGATCGCGGGCAGCCGTCGGCGAATCTCCTCGGCGAGGTCCTGGTCGGACGCGGAGTCGGAGACGAGCAGGTGGTGTTGCATCCAGTCTTCGATGAGCCGGGCCCAGTCATCGGTGTCGGGGTCGCGGCGGTGCTGTTCGCCGGGTCGGGCTCCGGGAGGCAGACGCAGCAGAGCGGCGTGGTGGAGGCGCAGGGCCGCATCGCAGAGTTCAGGTCGCTGCCGGCTCATCGTCTGCCAGTCCACCGATTCGGCACGGTCGCCGAGGAATCGTCGGTCCACCCATTCGAGCAGCCCGATCGTGCCCTGGCCGGGGTCGAGGATGCCGGTGATGAACTCGGTGTGCCTTTCGGCCTGGGCCGACAGCCAGTCCTGTTCCTCCCGGGTGGGTTCGGTGACCCAGACGAGGTCCGCGAAGGGCACGAGGTCGCCTTCTCTGACGAGGGCGGGGATGGACGCGGAGTAGCGGACGGAGGAGAAGAGGTCGGCGACGAGTTCCCGGTGTCGGGTCGACATCGTCGCTGGTGGGGTGGCGGTGAGTCCGAGCACCCATACGTCGGGAAGCAGGGCGAGCAGGTCCGACAGCAGACGTCCCCAGACCTCGAGCAGGTGGTGGCATTCGTCGAGGATGAGCAGTGTCGGACCACCGTCGACGAGGCTCTCGACAAGGGCCCTGCCACCAGCGGCCAGGGAGTCGAGCAGGTCGCCACCTGGTCCAGAGGCGGGGGAATCGGTTAAGCGGTCCTCGAGGTCGCGGTCCGTGGTGCGAGTGTCGTCCTCACGGTCGACGGTCTCCCGTTCCGTGTCGAAGACGGCCAGGGACTGGTAGGTCAGAGCGGTGAAGGTCTGGGTGAGTTCGCGTGTGCCTCCGGCGGGAGGACGCCCCTCGCCGAGGCGGTTCCATTCCTTGGCCCATTGACCTTGGATCGCCGTATTCGGGCCGAATGCCACGACCTGCTCGACGAGCTTCCGGTCGAGCAGGTGGGTCGCGTAGTCGATGCCGACGCGGGTCTTTCCCGCACCGGGAGGCAGGACGATCCAGGATCGGCGCTCATCGGCAGCGGATCCGTCGCGCAGAGTCGCGAGCGCTTCGTCTTGGTGGCGGCGCAATGGCGGTTGCATCGCAGCCGCCTCCCGTACGTTCTCAGTCATCCCCGCGCCCGCCGAAGACGTCCGGGTCAACAGGGCGGTCCCGCTTGGACATCTTGGTCACGACACGACAGTAGGACTCGAGGACAAGATCGTGAAGCAGTTCGGCATCGAGCCGGTCGCCGCCAGCACCGTCTCCTTCGCCGGCCACGGTGATCCAGTGCTTCTTATTCATATGATATCCGGGTGAGATCTCCGCATAGGCATCTCTCAGCACCTCACCGTCGAGGGGATCGATCTTGAGGTTGAGGCTCGGGACTCCGCGCAGCTCATAGGCCATCATGAACATCTTCCCGCGTACCTTGTAGACAGCGTTGTCAGGACCGAAGGGATAGGCGATCTCGACAGACGGGTACTGCATGGCCTGCTCGTGGGCCAGGCGGAGCACTGTATCGGGATCCATGCGTGGAGATTAGCAAACGGCACGGACGCAGAACCGACGACGGCTTCTGCGCACGAACTGACGATAGACTCGAATCATGCCTGAGACCACACCCCGCACCGCCCCTCACCTGCTCTTGGCCGCTCTCGGCGGCACCATTGCATCGACCGCCGATGCATCAGGCGGAGTCGCCCCAGCACTCAGCGGAGCGGAGATCGCCGCGGCCGCGGGCCTCGACCAGGTCTGGCCGGATCTGCAGGCCGATTTCACTCAGGTCGCTCAGGTCTCGAGTGCGAATGTCACCCTTGAGATGCTCTTCGACGTCGTCGATCTCGCCCGCACGTCCACGGCCGATGGCATCGTGCTGACCCAGGGCACCGACACCCTCGAGGAGTCGGCGTTCGGTCTGTGGTTGCTCAATGACTCGGGAACGCACATCGCTGCCACCGGGGCCATGCGCAATCCGACTCTGCCCGGAGCCGACGGACCGGCCAACGTCCGGGCGGCCGCGCTCACTGCCCTGTCCGACCAGGTCGGCAACCTGCCTGCATCCCTGGTGTTCAACGACGAGGTCCACGATCCGAGGTTCGTGTCGAAGTCGCACACGACGTCGACCGCGGCGTTCTCCTCCGGTCCCGTCCTCGGGGCGATAGGGTGGCTGAGCGAGGATGACCTCCATCTCCCGCACGCACCCCAGACTCCGACGTCTCCGTTCGCCGGCCTGTCCCGTCCGTCCCAGCTGAGCAAGGTCGCCCTCGCCGAGGTGGGGATGGGCGAACCGGCAGAGACCCTTGATCTCATCGCCGGTTCCGGCTTCGCCGGCGCCGTGATCTCCGGGGTCGGAGGTGGGCACGTCCCCGAGGACCTGCTGCCCGCCGTGACCCGCCTGACGGAGGCGATGCCCGTGGTGCTCGCCTCCCGCACCGGATCAGGTGCGAGCCTGCGCCTAACCTACGGCTACCCCGGCGGAGAGATCGGCCTGCTCGAGACCGGACTCGTTCCCGCCGGAATCCTCGATGCCCGCAAGGCCCGCATCGTGCTCAGCCTCGCATTGAGCTTCGGACTCGACCCGGCCGAGGTGTTCGCTCACTTCGCGTGAATCCGGCTCACACCGGGCGGGTCGAACCCCGCACCACGAGTTCGGGCGTGAACCGGCGATCATGATGATCGTCTGAAGCCGATGCGTTCTCGTGCAGAAGCGTTTCCACCGCGGTCCGTCCCAACAGCTCCGCCGGCTGCCGAACTGACGTCAGGGGAACGATCGTCGAGAACGCATAGTCGATGTCGTCATAGCCGACGATCGCGATGTCGTCAGGGATCCTCAGGTCGCTGAACATGATGACCGCCTGCATGAACCCGACCGCCAACAGGTCATTGGCGCAGAAGACCGCGTCGGGTCGCTGGTCCGCCGGCTGACCGACGACCTCTTCGCCCGCATCGCGCCCCGCCAGGATCGTCAGCTCCGGGGTGCTGTAGACAGGCAGTTCGAGTCCGGACTCGCGTGCCCTCTCTGCGGCTCCGGCCAAGCGATCGGACACCTGCGGCAGCGACTGCGGCCCCCCGATGAAGGCCGGACGCCTGCAGCCTCCGGCAATGATGTGGTCGAGTGCCATCCGTCCCCCGGCGATGTTGTCCACCGTCACCGAGGACAGGGCATAGCCGTTCGAGCCCCGGTCGACGAGCATGACAGGCGTACCCCGGGCCGCAATCGCTTCGAGCCGCGACAGGTCAGAGCCGGTCGGAGTCACAAGCAGACCGTTGACCCGCTGCTCGGCGAAGAGGTCGAGATACTTCCCCTCCCGCTGCTCATCGGTGCCCGAATCGCCGATGAGCAGGGCCAGTCCGGCCTCGTCACAAGCCTGCCGGGCACCATGCGCAACGGAAGCGAAGAACGGGTTCGAGGTGTCGAGCACGACGAGGCCGAGACTGCTGCTGTGCCCCGAACGCAGCTGTCGGGCGGCAGCATTGCGAACGAATCCGAGCTCCTCGATGGCGGCGTTGACCTTCGCAGCCGTCGCCTCGGCGACCTTCGATGACCCGTTGACCACATGCGAAACGGTACCGACCGAGACTCCGGCTCGGTCCGCGACCTCGCGCATACTCACTTTCGCCATGAGTCTCCCTCTGTGATCAGTGCTGTTGCCCTACGACTCGTTGCCGACGGCATGTCTCATTGTGCCTGACACCGCGGAGTTCCGGCCGTCGCAATCACCGTCGCTCAGACAGCTTCCGGCCACCGTCTTGATGTGACCTCGATGACATGCTAGCGTTCTCATCATCATATTGAAACGTTTCAATTCATCGCC
Protein-coding regions in this window:
- a CDS encoding asparaginase, with product MPETTPRTAPHLLLAALGGTIASTADASGGVAPALSGAEIAAAAGLDQVWPDLQADFTQVAQVSSANVTLEMLFDVVDLARTSTADGIVLTQGTDTLEESAFGLWLLNDSGTHIAATGAMRNPTLPGADGPANVRAAALTALSDQVGNLPASLVFNDEVHDPRFVSKSHTTSTAAFSSGPVLGAIGWLSEDDLHLPHAPQTPTSPFAGLSRPSQLSKVALAEVGMGEPAETLDLIAGSGFAGAVISGVGGGHVPEDLLPAVTRLTEAMPVVLASRTGSGASLRLTYGYPGGEIGLLETGLVPAGILDARKARIVLSLALSFGLDPAEVFAHFA
- a CDS encoding LacI family DNA-binding transcriptional regulator, with the translated sequence MAKVSMREVADRAGVSVGTVSHVVNGSSKVAEATAAKVNAAIEELGFVRNAAARQLRSGHSSSLGLVVLDTSNPFFASVAHGARQACDEAGLALLIGDSGTDEQREGKYLDLFAEQRVNGLLVTPTGSDLSRLEAIAARGTPVMLVDRGSNGYALSSVTVDNIAGGRMALDHIIAGGCRRPAFIGGPQSLPQVSDRLAGAAERARESGLELPVYSTPELTILAGRDAGEEVVGQPADQRPDAVFCANDLLAVGFMQAVIMFSDLRIPDDIAIVGYDDIDYAFSTIVPLTSVRQPAELLGRTAVETLLHENASASDDHHDRRFTPELVVRGSTRPV